The proteins below are encoded in one region of Saccopteryx leptura isolate mSacLep1 chromosome 1, mSacLep1_pri_phased_curated, whole genome shotgun sequence:
- the FXYD2 gene encoding sodium/potassium-transporting ATPase subunit gamma isoform X2, with translation MERWNLGGSPKGDVDPFHYDYETVRNGGLIFAGLAFVVGLIIILSKRFRCGGKKKHRPVSGDEL, from the exons GTGGCAGTCCCAAGGGGGATGTGGACCCATTCCACTACG ACTACGAGACTGTCCGCAACGGGGGCCTGATCTTTGCCGGCCTGGCCTTCGTCGTGGGGCTCATCATCATCCTCA gCAAAAGATTCCGTTGCGGGGGCAAAAAGAAGCACCG GCCAGTCAGTGGAGACGAGCTGTAA